The genomic DNA GTTTGCCCATATAATTCATCTACTTCATCATCCATTTCAGCCACCTTTTTGGCTTTTACAACATCTTCCTCAGTAAAAGCTTCAAGCGACATCCTTAACATTTCAGACGTTAGTTCATGCATTCTTTTTATATGCTCGATTGGCTTCACTAAAGGCTCATTTCCGATTCGAATTGCTGATTTGGCGATGTTAACTGCGAAATCGGCAATTCTTTCAATTGCAGTCGCAATTTTTATTGCTACAATAATGCGCCGTAAATCGATGGCAACAGGCTGCTGCTTTGCGATAAGCAGGATGGCCAAGTCATTGATTTCTTCTTCCAAATGGTCATCTTCCGAGTCATCTTCCATTATTTCGATCGCCAATTCAATGTTCTTTTCTTCCAAAGCCTTAATTGATCTCGCTAATGCTTTATTAGAAAATTCACCTAGTTCAATTAATTTGTTTTGCAATTCTTTTAAATCATATTCAAATCTTTCTCTAACGACCATGCTTATATCTCCCTTCGTCCCCTTGATATTGAAGAAAAATCGCGCGAAACTTGTGGTTCCGCACGATTTATTCGAAAATTAGCCGAACCGGCCTGTAATATAATCTTCCGTACGTTTATCGGAAGGATTAGAAAAGATTTTATTTGTATCAGAGTATTCAACGACTTCGCCGTTTAAGAAAAACGCAGTCTTATCTGAAATTCGGGCAGCCTGCTGCATGTTGTGTGTAACAATGATAATGCTGAAATCTTTTTTCAATTCTTGGACAAGTTCTTCCACCTTTAAGGTAGAGATTGGATCTAATGCAGAAGTCGGCTCATCCATTAAAATGACATCCGGTTCAATCGCGAGACAGCGTGCAATACAAAGGCGTTGTTGCTGGCCTCCCGATAAGCCATATGCATTTGTATGAAGACGGTCCTTTACCTCATCCCAAATCGCAGCCCCTCTAAGACTTTTTTCAACGATTTGATCAAGAGTCTTTTTGTCACGGATTCCATGGATCTTTGGGCCATAGGCAACATTTTCGTAAATCGACTTAGGAAATGGATTTGGTTTCTGGAATACCATCCCTACTTTTGTACGAAGCTCCTCCACTCGATAGTCCCTATCAAAAATATTTCGGCCTCGGTAAGTAATTTCTCCTGAAGTTCTCACACTGGGAACAAGCTCAATCATCCGATTTAGTGTCTTAATATACGTCGATTTACCGCAGCCTGACGGACCGATTATTGCAGTTACTTCATTTTCGTATATATCAAGATCAATATTTTTTAAAGCGTGATTGTCACCGTACCATAAGTTTAATTGTTTTGTTTGATAAACTGCCATTTTTTCTTTTTCTCTCATGTTTGCTGTCTCATCCTTGATAAATGTCATTTTTTCCTTTTCAATTGTTAAATTCATTTTGAAAAGCCTCCTTCATGCTTAAAAACAAATGAGCCGTTTTAAAATATTTTTTGAAACTTATTACGGAACAATACTGTAAAACAAATTCATTAAGAATTATTTGTTGATTGGATAGCCAAAATAAAAACCCCTTTTAACCAAACAACAAGATGAGAAGCTAAAATGAGCTTCCCATCTGCCTATTGTAGGTCTTACAGCCTTGCTTTAGACTTTCTAGCTTTTCAAGATCTTTCTTGTACTCTTTATCCGGACATTCTCAAGCGCAAACTTAATATGCTAATTAAAATTCAGTGAATTCAA from Bacillus methanolicus MGA3 includes the following:
- the pstB gene encoding phosphate ABC transporter ATP-binding protein PstB produces the protein MTFIKDETANMREKEKMAVYQTKQLNLWYGDNHALKNIDLDIYENEVTAIIGPSGCGKSTYIKTLNRMIELVPSVRTSGEITYRGRNIFDRDYRVEELRTKVGMVFQKPNPFPKSIYENVAYGPKIHGIRDKKTLDQIVEKSLRGAAIWDEVKDRLHTNAYGLSGGQQQRLCIARCLAIEPDVILMDEPTSALDPISTLKVEELVQELKKDFSIIIVTHNMQQAARISDKTAFFLNGEVVEYSDTNKIFSNPSDKRTEDYITGRFG
- the phoU gene encoding phosphate signaling complex protein PhoU; the encoded protein is MVVRERFEYDLKELQNKLIELGEFSNKALARSIKALEEKNIELAIEIMEDDSEDDHLEEEINDLAILLIAKQQPVAIDLRRIIVAIKIATAIERIADFAVNIAKSAIRIGNEPLVKPIEHIKRMHELTSEMLRMSLEAFTEEDVVKAKKVAEMDDEVDELYGQTIRDLLLINQQKPEFLPQITQLSFISRYLERSADHITNIAENVFYLVKGRRYDLND